In Spiroplasma chinense, a single window of DNA contains:
- a CDS encoding YeeE/YedE family protein, with protein MNKQERIKIILGWTLFAVFIAFILQWSYAKAYDDAQRGSYIIRMCLGIAFGYILVRSNFGFAGPIKKLVYNGDGKQARAMILLMMLSTVIIGCFFFAQKSLDKQTGTAIGWGSILGGLMFGLGMMYAGGCASGTLTAVGTGVVTSVYVLFFFIMGANVGSVINTQITKNAEWWNWTTAEQSFYGNKFGSNGLIWAIVLNLTIFVVFLFIVKGVEIYRNKKGTFTVTNLPNDNKREEELQEKYFQMFSLRTYFYLFQKRWNWLTGALLLALVLAGCKLSGNMPGIIGGAGKLGEWLMYSLGWKDILKSGATTGFGKAQIHPLQDLAIIFNVAVFAGALFYQLTAGKMKFSNFKKWTWKEWVFLPMAGLGMGIGARLAGGCNVGAMWAGTSSLSAHGFMFTIFMIGGGVAGAMLLKKSKFICR; from the coding sequence ATGAATAAACAAGAAAGAATTAAGATAATTCTTGGATGAACGTTATTTGCTGTGTTTATAGCGTTTATCCTACAATGATCATATGCAAAGGCATATGATGATGCACAAAGAGGAAGCTATATTATAAGAATGTGCTTAGGTATAGCTTTTGGATATATTTTAGTTAGAAGTAATTTTGGATTTGCAGGACCAATTAAAAAACTTGTATATAACGGTGATGGAAAACAAGCGAGAGCAATGATTTTATTAATGATGCTTTCAACTGTAATTATTGGTTGTTTCTTCTTTGCTCAAAAAAGCTTAGATAAACAAACAGGAACAGCAATAGGTTGAGGGTCAATTCTTGGGGGATTGATGTTTGGTCTTGGTATGATGTACGCTGGTGGTTGTGCTAGTGGAACACTTACAGCAGTAGGGACTGGGGTAGTAACTTCAGTATATGTATTATTTTTCTTTATAATGGGAGCAAACGTTGGTTCAGTTATAAATACACAAATTACAAAAAATGCAGAATGATGAAATTGAACTACTGCAGAGCAGTCATTTTATGGTAATAAATTTGGTTCAAATGGATTAATTTGAGCTATAGTATTAAATCTAACTATCTTTGTAGTATTCTTATTTATTGTTAAAGGTGTAGAAATTTATAGAAATAAAAAAGGTACTTTTACAGTTACAAATTTACCTAACGATAACAAAAGAGAAGAAGAACTTCAAGAAAAATACTTCCAAATGTTTTCTTTAAGAACTTACTTCTATTTATTCCAAAAAAGATGAAATTGATTAACAGGTGCTCTTTTATTAGCGTTGGTTTTAGCTGGATGTAAATTAAGTGGTAACATGCCAGGAATTATTGGAGGAGCTGGAAAACTTGGTGAATGATTAATGTATTCATTAGGTTGAAAAGATATCTTAAAATCTGGTGCAACTACTGGATTTGGTAAAGCACAAATTCACCCTTTACAAGATCTTGCAATTATTTTCAATGTTGCAGTATTTGCAGGAGCACTATTCTATCAATTAACTGCAGGTAAAATGAAATTCTCAAACTTTAAAAAATGAACTTGAAAAGAATGAGTTTTCTTACCAATGGCAGGATTAGGAATGGGAATTGGAGCTAGACTTGCTGGTGGATGTAATGTTGGTGCGATGTGAGCTGGTACTTCTTCTCTTTCTGCACATGGATTTATGTTTACAATCTTTATGATTGGTGGGGGTGTTGCTGGAGCAATGCTACTGAAAAAAAGTAAATTTATTTGTAGATAA
- the potA gene encoding spermidine/putrescine ABC transporter ATP-binding protein → MKQNNNILEIRNLTKTYDGKVVLKGVSFNVHEGEFITLLGPSGCGKTTTLNIIGGREKQEIGDLLFEGKDLTPIPSNKRQINTIFQNYALFPHYDVYDNIAYGLRIKKMKEDLIEKEVMKYIKKFSLEGHETKRVHELSGGQKQRVAIARALVLKPRILLLDEPMSALDVQLRKRMQNELKDLQEEIGITFILVTHDQEEALTLSDRVVVMNEGAIQQIGTPEEIYNEPENRWVANFIGVSNIIDNGEMVKDLLVKFDGKEFECADKGFGENESNIDIVIRPEDIKIAEPGKGYFDGIVENIIFKGVHYEITIKCENRTYTAHTTEYHDFDKKVSIKWDASDLHVMWKEIDE, encoded by the coding sequence ATGAAACAAAATAACAACATTTTAGAAATTCGTAATTTAACAAAAACTTACGATGGAAAAGTTGTGTTGAAAGGTGTAAGTTTTAATGTCCATGAAGGAGAATTCATAACTCTTTTAGGACCTTCTGGTTGTGGAAAAACCACAACATTAAATATAATTGGTGGCCGTGAAAAACAAGAAATCGGAGATTTGTTATTTGAAGGAAAGGATTTAACTCCTATCCCAAGTAATAAACGTCAGATTAATACAATTTTCCAAAACTATGCACTATTCCCTCATTATGACGTATATGACAACATTGCCTATGGATTAAGAATTAAGAAAATGAAAGAAGACTTAATCGAAAAAGAAGTTATGAAGTACATTAAAAAATTCTCACTTGAAGGACATGAAACTAAAAGAGTTCATGAATTAAGTGGGGGACAAAAACAACGTGTTGCTATAGCTAGAGCACTTGTTTTGAAACCCCGAATTTTACTTTTAGATGAACCAATGTCAGCATTAGACGTACAATTACGTAAAAGAATGCAAAATGAATTGAAAGATCTACAAGAAGAAATTGGAATTACATTTATTTTAGTTACTCATGATCAAGAAGAGGCTTTAACTCTAAGTGATAGAGTTGTTGTTATGAACGAAGGGGCAATCCAACAAATTGGAACACCAGAGGAAATTTACAATGAACCAGAGAATAGATGAGTTGCAAACTTTATTGGAGTTTCAAACATCATTGATAATGGAGAAATGGTAAAAGACCTATTGGTAAAATTTGATGGAAAAGAATTTGAGTGTGCAGATAAAGGATTTGGGGAAAACGAAAGTAATATCGATATTGTAATAAGGCCAGAAGACATTAAAATTGCAGAACCAGGAAAAGGATATTTTGACGGAATTGTTGAAAACATTATCTTTAAAGGGGTTCACTATGAAATCACAATTAAATGTGAAAATAGAACTTATACAGCTCACACAACTGAATATCATGACTTTGACAAAAAAGTTTCAATTAAATGAGACGCAAGCGACTTACATGTAATGTGAAAGGAAATTGATGAATAA
- the potB gene encoding spermidine/putrescine ABC transporter permease, translating into MNNSKDNPIVDDIALDFQEPTVVEEKDNIDIETELEAIEDIEAIGTNDELVFKDISLKEKVANFKIVKSLKGKIWPIMLPFILTMAILVVLPLIGIILFAIIEPSGNSTKFRLDLSNFSRFFTSGSIMSVLGLSMLYAVISSILTIAMAYPIALMMANLRNKIMAKNIWVILTMPIWISMILKILGLRSLFYLLGGTALGTPFAVILGMVYMFLPFALAPIYNGLENQDPVFYQAALDLKASKAKAFWHVTFRQSLPGVFAAFTLVIVQASTALLIPRYMGDGKINLIPTIIENYFFKGTDFGFGATVAVALAILLFAIMGVTKLISNKFEIRGSRKWKGSSKQVTSQ; encoded by the coding sequence ATGAATAATTCAAAAGACAATCCAATCGTTGATGATATCGCATTGGACTTTCAAGAACCAACTGTTGTAGAAGAAAAAGACAACATTGATATTGAAACTGAACTTGAAGCTATTGAAGACATTGAAGCTATCGGAACAAACGATGAACTTGTTTTCAAAGACATCAGCTTAAAAGAAAAAGTCGCTAACTTTAAAATTGTCAAATCTTTAAAAGGAAAGATTTGACCAATAATGTTGCCATTTATTTTAACTATGGCTATTTTAGTAGTACTACCATTAATTGGAATTATTTTATTTGCAATTATTGAACCTTCAGGGAACAGTACTAAATTTAGATTAGATTTATCTAATTTTTCAAGATTCTTTACTTCAGGAAGTATTATGTCTGTTTTAGGACTTTCAATGCTTTATGCAGTAATCTCAAGTATTTTAACTATTGCTATGGCATATCCAATTGCTTTAATGATGGCAAACTTGAGAAACAAAATTATGGCAAAAAATATTTGAGTTATTTTAACAATGCCAATTTGAATTAGTATGATCTTAAAAATCTTAGGATTAAGAAGTTTATTCTATCTATTAGGAGGAACTGCTCTGGGAACTCCATTTGCAGTAATTTTAGGAATGGTATATATGTTTTTACCATTTGCTTTAGCTCCAATTTATAATGGACTTGAAAATCAAGACCCTGTTTTTTATCAAGCAGCACTTGATTTAAAAGCATCAAAAGCAAAAGCTTTTTGACATGTAACATTTAGACAATCACTTCCAGGAGTATTTGCAGCATTTACACTTGTAATTGTTCAAGCATCAACTGCTTTGTTAATACCAAGATATATGGGTGATGGAAAAATTAACTTAATACCAACCATTATTGAAAACTACTTCTTCAAAGGAACTGACTTTGGATTTGGAGCAACAGTTGCTGTTGCATTGGCAATATTATTATTTGCTATAATGGGGGTTACAAAATTAATTTCTAATAAATTTGAGATAAGGGGGTCAAGAAAATGAAAAGGTTCTTCAAAGCAAGTTACTTCGCAATAA